A stretch of DNA from Thermodesulfobacteriota bacterium:
CATTGCCCTGAGTCTGTCGCCCCTGGGCGGCTGGATAGCGGTGACCGGCAGTCTGGCCGGCTTTCCGGCTGTGCTTTCCCTGGGGGTGCTTTTCTGGGTGGCCGGCTTCGATACCGTCTACGCCTGCCTGGACGCCGACTTCGACCGCAGTCGCGGGCTTTGCAGCCTGCCGGCCCGTTTCGGCCGCCGCCGGGCCTTCCAGCTGGCGGTGCTCTTCCACGTCATCGCCTTCGCCCTCTTCGTCAGCACCGGCCTGGTGGCCGGCCTCAACGCCTTCTATTACCTGGGCATCGCCGCTACCGCTGCGGCCCTTTTCTACCAGCACATCGTGGTCAACCCCCGGGACCTGTCCCGCATCCAGCTCTCCTTTTTCACCTTGAACGGCGCCATCAGCCTGACCCTGTTCGTGGCCACCTGGCTGGCCCTGGTCGTGTGACGGCTTTCCTGTCCGGGAGGCGACCTTGGCGTCGGAAAGGCTTCATTCCTGGCGGTCACCTCCCCCTTCGCCCGCCCCAGAAGCCGGGCATCGAACCTGCAAGCCTTCCTGTCCAGCGATTCATGTCCCAGGCTCTGCTGGTTGCGGGAGGATAGATCATGCACGGACTGATCGACACCACCTTGCGGGAAGGGGCCCAGACCGTCGGGGTATCGTTTGACCTGGCCGCGGCGAGGGCGATGGTCGATGGCCTGGTCGCGGTGGGGGTCGAGGAGATCGAGCTGGGCTGGGCGGCTGCCCAGGCCGAGCGGCTGGCCCCCCTCCTGGCCCATGCCCGGCGGAGGTCACCAGCGACCAGACTCGCCTTGTGGTGCCGGTGCCTGAAGGCCGACATCCGCCAGGCCGCCGCCCTGGGGCCCGACGTCCTGGCCCTGTCCCTGCCGGTTTCGGATCGGCATCTGGTCACCCGCCTGGGCCGTTCCCGGGAGTGGGCCGTGGCGGCCCTGGAGGAGGCGGTGGCCGAGGCGCGCCGCTCTGGGGGCCAGATCCTGGCCTTGGGCCTGGAGGATGCCACCCGGGCGGACGAGCCCTTCCTGCTGGCGGTGGCTGAGCGGGCGGCCACGTTGGGCGTCCAGCGGCTACGGCTGGCCGACACGGTGGGTGTAGCCAGCCCGGCCCGGATCGCCGGTCTCATCCGGCGGCTGGCGGCTGTGCCCTGCCAGCTGGCGGTCCACACCCACAACGACTTCGGGATGGCCACCGCCAACGCCGTGGCGGCCCTGGAGGCCGGGGCGGCCTGGGCCGATGTCACCGTGCTGGGGCTGGGGGAGCGGGCCGGACTCGCCCGCCTGGAGGAGGTGGCGGCCTTTGCCGCCCTGCACTGGGGGCGGGCTTACGACCTGGCGGCCCTGGCGCCGCTGTGCCGCACCGTGGCTGCCGCGGCCGGCAGCGCCATCCCGCCGGCCCATCCTGTGGTGGGAGAGCGGGTCTTCGCCTGTGAGACGGGCCTCCATCTCCAGGGACTGTACGCTGATCCCGCCACCTACGAACCGTTTCCTCCCGAACGGGTGGGCGGCCAGCGCCGGCTGCTGCTGGGCGCCAAGGCCGGCCGGCGGGCGGTGGCGGCCGCCCTTTCCCGCCTGGGGCGGCCGGTGGCGAATCCGGAGCTGGCATCCCTCACCGGCGCCCTGCGCCGGCTGGCCGGCCACCTGCATCGCCCGCTTTCTGACGCCGAGCTGTTGGCCGCAGCCGGCCAAACCGGACCGCACGAGGCCCGGTGCGGGACCGGGGAGCCCTGCCCGCGACCGGGCTGAGCGCCGGCGCCACCTCGGATTGGTCTGCCGGAAACGAGGGCGGCAGAGCGCTTGCGCAGCCGGTCAAGCACCGCCATTCCCTGCAAAATTCGGTTGTCCCGCTATCGGAGATCCTTTATTCTGTAGGGCCGAGACTTTTGGCCCCGGCCGGTCATGGGTGCTGCCTGCAGGGCGGCGCGGCGGCGGGGCTTGCTCGTTGGCGGCCGGGGCTCCAGCCGGAGCTGCAGCCGGATTGCTCAGCTCAGACACTACCCTTGGGGTACAGGAGAGGGCTCGATGAAGAAGCAGAGCTTGTTGTTGGCGATGGCGGCGATACTGGCAGTGGCGGGGTGCAGCAAGGAGGGCGAGCCGCCGGCCCAGGCACCGGCCACTGGCAGCGCCCCGGCGTCCTCCTCCGGCGCGCCGGCCGGCGAGACCGCCACCAGCTGGGCCTTTGCCGGCAAGGTGGCCGAGACCATGAATGCCAGCGGCTACACCTATCTGCTGGTGGACAGTGGTCAGGAGAAGAAGTGGGTGGCCGTGCCCATGGTGCAGGTGACCCTGGGCGAGGAGGTGTCCTTCCAGGACGGCCTCATCATGCGCAATTTTGAAAGCAAGGCCCTGGGCCGGGTCTTCGAGGAGGTGGTGTTCTCCTCGGGTATCGTCGGCAAGGCACCGGCCGGGATGCCGGGCGGCATGCCCCCGGCCATGGGCGGCAGCGCCCCGGCCCCTGGCGCGGCTGCCCCGGGCGGTGAGGCCGGCTCGTTTGCCGACGCCCTCAAGGCCGAGGGCGGAGCCGGCGGCCCTGCCCAGGCCATGCCGCCGGGCAGCGGCAAGGCGGTGGTGCCCTTTGCCGATGTCCGGGTGGAGAAGGCCCCTGGGCCCAACGGCCACAGTGTTGCCGATCTCTTTGCCCGCGCCGGTGAGCTTTCGGGCAAGGAGGTGCAGGTGCGGGGCAAGGTGACCAAGGTGTCCCGGAACATCATGGGCAAGAACTGGATCCACCTCCAGGACGGAACCGGTGATCCGGTGGCGAATACCCACGATCTGGTGGTCACCTCCCAGGAGGCACCCAATGTCGGCGACGTTGTCCTCGCCTCCGGCGTCCTGGAGGCCAACAAGGATTTCGGCTCCGGCTACAACTACCAGGTGATCGTCGAGGACGTCAAGGTCACCAAGGAGTAAGCGTGGCCGGGAGAGCCTCCGGCACGCCGGTGCCACACAACCGGAGGCAGAGGACCGATGGTCTCGGTGGTGGTTGGCCCCGGCTCCCTGGGCTGTCTTTTTGCCGCCTTCCTGGCCGCTGATGCCGGCGCGGAGGTCTGGCTCCTGGACAAGCGGCCGGAACGGGCTGCTTACCTGGCTGCCCAGGGGATCATCATCGAGGCCGCTGGCCGGACCCGCCGGGTGCGGGTCCGGGCCACGGCCCAGCCAGGGGAGATCCCGGCCTGCGATCTCGTCCTGTTGACCGTCAAGGCCCATGCCGTGGCCGCTGCCCTGGCCCGTCTGCCGGCAGGGCTCTTTCGCCCCCAAGGCCTGCTCGTCACCCTGGAGAATGGCATCGCCCATCTGCCCCTGCTGGCGACCTGGACGACAGCGCCGGCCGCCCTGGGGGTGACCGCCCAGGGCGCCACGTTGTTGGCTACCGGCCAGGTGCGCCACGCCGGCCAGGGGCCGACCTGGCTCGGCTTTTCCGCTGCGGTGTCGCAGGATTTGGCCAGTCGCCTGGAGGCGGTGGCGGCGCACCTGACCCGGGTGGGGCTGCCGGCGCAGGTGGCGCCGGACATCCTGGGCCAGGTGTGGCTGAAGCTCATGGTCAACGCCGGTATCAATGCCCTGACCGCGCTCCTGGATTGCCCGAACGGTGCGCTGCCGGAGCGGCCCGAGGCGAGGGCCCTCCTGGAGCAGGCAGTGGCCGAGACGGTCGCGGTGGCCCGCAAGAAGGGGGTGGCGGTCCCGGAGGATCCCGTCGCCATGACCGTGGCGGTCTGCCAGGCCACGGCGGCCAACATCTCCTCCATGCTGCAGGACGTCCGGGCCGGCCGGCCCACCGAGATCGAGGCCATCAACGGCGCGGTGGCGGCGGAGGCCAGGCGCCTGGGGATGGCAGCGCCGGTCAACGAGGCCTTGTGCCGGGCGGTGCAGGCGGTTTCCGCCGGCCGGCCCCCCGAGATGCCCGGCCTGCAGGCCCGGCCGTAGACCGTCCTTCCGATCTGTCAACTCGTGGCTTTTTCGTCCCCATACCATCCATAACGGAATCAAGAAGGAGGATCCATGGGCAGCTATCTCTTCACCTCGGAGTCGGTGACCGAGGGCCATCCGGACAAGGTCGCTGATCAGATCTCGGATGCCATTCTGGACGCCATCATGGCCAAGGACCCCCGGTGCCGGGTGGCCTGCGAGACCCTGGTCACCACCGGCCTGGCCTTGATCGCCGGCGAGATCACCACCTCGGCCTGGGTGGACATGCCGCAGGTGGTGCGCGACACCATCGCCGAGATCGGCTACACCTCGCCGGAGTATGGCTTTGATGCCAAGACCTGCGCCGTGCTTACCAGCATCGACAAGCAGTCGCCGGACATCGCCCTGGGGGTGAACGAGGGCACCGGTCTCGACCTGGAGCAGGGGGCCGGCGACCAGGGCCTGATGTTCGGCTACGCCTGCCGGGAGACCCGGGTGTTGATGCCCATGCCCATCATCTATGCCCACCGCCTCACCAAGCGCCTGGCGGACGTGCGGCGGGCTGGCCGGCTGCCCTGGCTGCGGCCGGACGGCAAGAGCCAAGTCACCATCGAATACCAGGACGGCAAGCCCAAGCGGGTGGAGGCCATCGTCCTGTCCACCCAGCACGACCCGTCGGTGGAGTACAGCGAGCTCAAGGAAGGGGTGATGGAGGAGATCGTGAAGCCCATCATCCCGGAGGGGATGGTGGACGCCCAGACAAAATACTTCATCAACCCGACCGGCCGCTTCGTGATCGGCGGCCCGGTGGCGGACTGCGGCGTCACCGGCCGGAAGATCATCGTCGACACGTACGGCGGCATGGGCTCCCACGGTGGCGGTGCCTTCTCCGGCAAGGATCCTTCCAAGGTGGACCGCTCCTCCTCCTACATGGGCCGCTATGTGGCCAAGAATCTGGTGGCCGCCGGCATTGCCGACCAGGTCGAGGTGCAGATCGCGTATGCCATCGGCATCTCCCGGCCGGTATCGGTGAACGTCAACACCTTTGGCAACGGCCGCATCGACGAGGAGCGGATCAAGACCCTCATCACAGAGCATTTCGACCTCCGGCCCCGGGGGATCATCCAGCATCTGGACCTCCTGCGGCCCATCTTCAAGAAGACCGCGGCCTACGGCCACTTCGGCCGGGAATGGGAGGAGTTCACCTGGGAGCGCACCGACAAGGCGGAGGCCCTGCGGGATGCTGCCGGCCTGCCGGCGAAGGAGGCCTGCTGATGGGCGCCGATCAGGATTACAAGGTGGCGGATCTGGCCCTGGCCGAGTGGGGCCGCAAGGAGATCCGCATCGCCGAGACCGAGATGCCCGGGCTCATGGCCCTGCGGAACGAGCTTGCCGGCCGGCAGCCCCTGGCCGGGGCCCGCATCGCCGGCTGCCTGCACATGACCATCCAGACCGCGGTGCTCATGGAGACCCTCATCGCCCTGGGCGCCGAGATCCGCTGGTCGTCGTGCAACATCTTCTCCACCCAGGACCATGCGGCTGCGGCCATGGCGGCTGCCGGCATCCCGGTCTTTGCCTGGAAGGGGGAGACCGAAGAGGAGTTCTGGTGGTGCATCGACAGGACCATCTTCGGGCCGGACGGCTGGCGGCCGAACATGATCCTGGACGATGGCGGTGATCTCACCCAGGTGTTGCATGCCAAATACCCGGAGCTCATGGCCGGTGTTCGCGGCATCAGCGAAGAGACCACTACCGGCGTGCACCGTCTGTACGAGATGACCAGGAAGGGCGAGCTGTTGGCCCCGGCCATCAATGTCAACGACTCGGTGACCAAGTCCAAGTTCGACAACCTCTACGGCTGCCGGGAGTCCCTGATCGACGGCATCAAACGGGGCACCGACGTCATGATCGCCGGCAAGATCGCGGTGGTCTGCGGCTACGGGGATGTGGGCAAGGGCTGCGCCCAGGCCTTCCGCGGCATGGGCGCCACGGTCTGGGTGACGGAGGTGGATCCCATCTGCGCCCTGCAGGCGGTCATGGAGGGCTACCGGGTGGTGACCATGGAGGAGGCGGCGCCGGTCGCCGACATCTTCGTCACCGCCACCGGCAACGTGCGGGTGATCACCCGGGCCCACATGGAGGCGATGAAGGATCAGGCCATCGTCTGCAACATCGGCCACTTCGATGCCGAGATCGACATCGCCAGCATCCGGAGCCTGCCCTGGGAGAACATCAAGCCCCAGGTGGACCACGTGATCTTCCCGGACGGCAAGAGGATCATCATCCTGGCCGAGGGCCGGCTGGTGAACCTGGGCTGCGCCACCGGCCATCCCAGCTTTGTGATGAGCAACTCCTTCACCAACCAGGTGATCGCCCAGCTCGAGCTTTGGCAGCACAGTGATCGCTACGAAAGGCGGGTCTATCTGCTGCCCAAGCACCTGGACGAGCGGGTGGCCCGGCTGCACCTGGCCAAAGCAGGGGCCAAGCTGACCGCTCTCACCTCCGAGCAGGCCGCCTACATCGGCGTGCCGGTGGAAGGGCCCTACAAGCCCGAGTACTACCGCTATTAGCCCTGAGGGCCGTGTCGGCCCGGGATGGACGGTATGGACCAGATGGACCAGATGGACAGGATGGACAGAATGGGCCGGGGTGTCGGGTCCATGGAGTCCATGCTGTCCATCCTGTCCATGCTGCCCGGGGACCTCTTCACGGAAGCCTTGGCCGCCGCCCCAGCCGCAGGTCGCCGCTCAGGACCGCATGGCGGCGGCCGCTAGCCTCCTGCACCTGCAGCACCCCCTGGTCGTCGGGCCCCAGGCTCCAGCCGGCGACGACGCGGCCATCCACCGCCACCACCTCCAGCCATTGACCG
This window harbors:
- a CDS encoding 2-dehydropantoate 2-reductase is translated as MVSVVVGPGSLGCLFAAFLAADAGAEVWLLDKRPERAAYLAAQGIIIEAAGRTRRVRVRATAQPGEIPACDLVLLTVKAHAVAAALARLPAGLFRPQGLLVTLENGIAHLPLLATWTTAPAALGVTAQGATLLATGQVRHAGQGPTWLGFSAAVSQDLASRLEAVAAHLTRVGLPAQVAPDILGQVWLKLMVNAGINALTALLDCPNGALPERPEARALLEQAVAETVAVARKKGVAVPEDPVAMTVAVCQATAANISSMLQDVRAGRPTEIEAINGAVAAEARRLGMAAPVNEALCRAVQAVSAGRPPEMPGLQARP
- a CDS encoding pyruvate carboxyltransferase, with product MHGLIDTTLREGAQTVGVSFDLAAARAMVDGLVAVGVEEIELGWAAAQAERLAPLLAHARRRSPATRLALWCRCLKADIRQAAALGPDVLALSLPVSDRHLVTRLGRSREWAVAALEEAVAEARRSGGQILALGLEDATRADEPFLLAVAERAATLGVQRLRLADTVGVASPARIAGLIRRLAAVPCQLAVHTHNDFGMATANAVAALEAGAAWADVTVLGLGERAGLARLEEVAAFAALHWGRAYDLAALAPLCRTVAAAAGSAIPPAHPVVGERVFACETGLHLQGLYADPATYEPFPPERVGGQRRLLLGAKAGRRAVAAALSRLGRPVANPELASLTGALRRLAGHLHRPLSDAELLAAAGQTGPHEARCGTGEPCPRPG
- the metK gene encoding methionine adenosyltransferase; protein product: MGSYLFTSESVTEGHPDKVADQISDAILDAIMAKDPRCRVACETLVTTGLALIAGEITTSAWVDMPQVVRDTIAEIGYTSPEYGFDAKTCAVLTSIDKQSPDIALGVNEGTGLDLEQGAGDQGLMFGYACRETRVLMPMPIIYAHRLTKRLADVRRAGRLPWLRPDGKSQVTIEYQDGKPKRVEAIVLSTQHDPSVEYSELKEGVMEEIVKPIIPEGMVDAQTKYFINPTGRFVIGGPVADCGVTGRKIIVDTYGGMGSHGGGAFSGKDPSKVDRSSSYMGRYVAKNLVAAGIADQVEVQIAYAIGISRPVSVNVNTFGNGRIDEERIKTLITEHFDLRPRGIIQHLDLLRPIFKKTAAYGHFGREWEEFTWERTDKAEALRDAAGLPAKEAC
- the ahcY gene encoding adenosylhomocysteinase, whose translation is MGADQDYKVADLALAEWGRKEIRIAETEMPGLMALRNELAGRQPLAGARIAGCLHMTIQTAVLMETLIALGAEIRWSSCNIFSTQDHAAAAMAAAGIPVFAWKGETEEEFWWCIDRTIFGPDGWRPNMILDDGGDLTQVLHAKYPELMAGVRGISEETTTGVHRLYEMTRKGELLAPAINVNDSVTKSKFDNLYGCRESLIDGIKRGTDVMIAGKIAVVCGYGDVGKGCAQAFRGMGATVWVTEVDPICALQAVMEGYRVVTMEEAAPVADIFVTATGNVRVITRAHMEAMKDQAIVCNIGHFDAEIDIASIRSLPWENIKPQVDHVIFPDGKRIIILAEGRLVNLGCATGHPSFVMSNSFTNQVIAQLELWQHSDRYERRVYLLPKHLDERVARLHLAKAGAKLTALTSEQAAYIGVPVEGPYKPEYYRY
- a CDS encoding UbiA-like polyprenyltransferase, which produces MVNKIRTLLEMIKFEHTVFALPFAFMGAFLAARGVPDSRIAGWVLLAMVGARTAAMGFNRIVDLPFDRDNPRTANRALASGAVRPWEAWLMVVVAGSLFFLACHRLNPLTLLVSPVMMAFVLGYSYTKRFTWLCHVVLGIALSLSPLGGWIAVTGSLAGFPAVLSLGVLFWVAGFDTVYACLDADFDRSRGLCSLPARFGRRRAFQLAVLFHVIAFALFVSTGLVAGLNAFYYLGIAATAAALFYQHIVVNPRDLSRIQLSFFTLNGAISLTLFVATWLALVV
- a CDS encoding OB-fold nucleic acid binding domain-containing protein, coding for MKKQSLLLAMAAILAVAGCSKEGEPPAQAPATGSAPASSSGAPAGETATSWAFAGKVAETMNASGYTYLLVDSGQEKKWVAVPMVQVTLGEEVSFQDGLIMRNFESKALGRVFEEVVFSSGIVGKAPAGMPGGMPPAMGGSAPAPGAAAPGGEAGSFADALKAEGGAGGPAQAMPPGSGKAVVPFADVRVEKAPGPNGHSVADLFARAGELSGKEVQVRGKVTKVSRNIMGKNWIHLQDGTGDPVANTHDLVVTSQEAPNVGDVVLASGVLEANKDFGSGYNYQVIVEDVKVTKE